In Candidatus Aminicenantes bacterium, the sequence CCAGGCGTAAAAAACGGCCAGCGCCAGCGCGGCGCCGGCGAAAAACCAGGGCCGGCTCAGCCTTCCCGAAAAAACCTTATCCTTCCAGGCCAGGATCAGCAGCGCCGCCATGAGCAGGTTGAAGCAGGAGTCGTTCTCCTTGAAGAAGACCTTGCGGCCGTCGAAGCGGTGGCCGGGAGGGAGATAATTCGCGGTTCGGGGGAGCCAGCGGTTGACGCGGACGCGGTAGTCGGCGTAAGCCTGGCCGTGCTGTTGCAGCAGGAATTCCTCTTCGGCCAGCACGATAAAATGGTACTGCAGGAAGAGAAAAACGATGAAGAGGACCAGGGCCAGCGGCTGGGCGTACATGGTCAGCAGGCCGGCGAAGATGAGCGTGTTCCCCCAGTAAAGGGGGTTGCGCGCCAGCGAGTACAGGCCGGTGGTGTTCAGGCTTTCGGCCTTGAGGAAACTTTCGCGTCCCGAGGTGCCGCTGCCGGCGTAGCCGACGCTGATCATGCGTATCCCTTCCCCGGCGAAAGCGACGATCAGCCCGATCGCGGTCCAGAGCGGCGCCGGCGACAGCGGTTTGAAAAAAATGAAGGTGAGCGCGATGAGCGGCAGGGGAGTGAAGCTGCGGAACTTGAACAGGAACTTGCCGAAACGCAATGGCCAGGGTTGCATGGCCTTAACTTACCGTGAAATGGCTGGACTGTCAAGAATGCAATCGGTGTACGGTTTACGGTGTACGGTCTTTCCCGGTCTCCTTGACAGCTCCTTTTGTCGATGATAAAAAAGGGCTTCTGACAAACGGGTGGAGATTATTGTGGAACAGATCGCGCTGATTATTTTTCTAATCACCTACGCCGGGGTGGCGATCGGCGGCATACCCGGCCTGGCCCTGGACCGCACCGGCATCGCCCTGCTGGGCGCCATCGCCATGGTGGTCGCCAAGGTGCTGACCACGCGCCAGGCTTTCGACGCCATCGACACGGCCACCATCCTCCTGCTTTACGCCCTGATGGTCATCTCCGCCCAGTTCAAGCTCAGCGGTTTTTACACCCGGGCGGCGCTGCGGCTGACCGGGCTAATGTCGCGGCCGCGCCTCTTTTTAATGGCGATCATGGCTTTCAGCGCCCTGCTGTCGGCTTTCCTGACCAACGACATCATCTGCCTCGTGTTTACCCCCA encodes:
- a CDS encoding isoprenylcysteine carboxylmethyltransferase family protein, with protein sequence MQPWPLRFGKFLFKFRSFTPLPLIALTFIFFKPLSPAPLWTAIGLIVAFAGEGIRMISVGYAGSGTSGRESFLKAESLNTTGLYSLARNPLYWGNTLIFAGLLTMYAQPLALVLFIVFLFLQYHFIVLAEEEFLLQQHGQAYADYRVRVNRWLPRTANYLPPGHRFDGRKVFFKENDSCFNLLMAALLILAWKDKVFSGRLSRPWFFAGAALALAVFYAWVKVLKKKEKARSAA